From Bacillus pumilus, one genomic window encodes:
- the sbcD gene encoding exonuclease subunit SbcD — MRILHTADWHLGKTLEGRSRLDEQAQFLDELYQIVKDEHIDVIVMAGDAFDTVNPPARAEQLFYESLSALSDKGKRQVVVISGNHDNPDRLSAASPLTNDQGIHLIGYPTNDIIRVDVPSSSERLSIAALAYPSEARLNEVLAETFEEKVLRDHYNLKIQQAFQHLSTQFQLDTVNIATSHIYVAGGSQTDSERPIEVGGAYTVAAESLPEAACYVALGHLHRPQTIKRAKTIARYSGSPLAYSFSESGYAKSVTIVEAKPNEKASWKEVFLSSGKPLVKWKATEGLSQVHEWLDEKRDLQAWIDLEVHLTDQLSIEEIHQLRKQHSGFVHIRPKFKELQQIEEQKQVEKLSIEERFVKFYERQTGGGLPDEKTVKLFLELANEMQEEEAT, encoded by the coding sequence ATGAGGATTCTGCATACAGCGGATTGGCATTTAGGGAAAACCCTTGAAGGTCGAAGCCGGCTTGATGAGCAAGCACAGTTTTTAGATGAACTGTATCAAATCGTGAAAGACGAACACATTGATGTCATTGTGATGGCCGGTGATGCCTTTGATACAGTGAATCCGCCTGCTAGAGCAGAGCAGCTTTTTTATGAAAGTCTATCTGCCTTATCTGATAAAGGAAAACGGCAGGTAGTGGTCATCTCAGGCAATCACGATAATCCGGATCGCTTATCAGCCGCATCTCCTTTAACAAATGATCAGGGTATTCATTTAATTGGATATCCGACAAATGACATCATCCGTGTCGATGTTCCTTCTTCGAGTGAACGTTTATCCATTGCAGCACTCGCTTATCCGTCTGAGGCGAGACTAAATGAGGTGCTGGCTGAAACATTTGAAGAGAAAGTGCTTCGTGATCATTACAATTTAAAAATTCAACAAGCGTTTCAACATTTAAGTACTCAATTCCAGCTGGATACAGTTAATATTGCAACAAGCCACATTTATGTGGCAGGAGGAAGTCAAACAGATTCAGAAAGACCGATTGAAGTAGGCGGCGCATATACCGTTGCGGCTGAAAGCCTGCCAGAAGCAGCTTGCTATGTTGCACTTGGTCATTTGCACCGCCCGCAAACGATCAAACGTGCCAAAACGATTGCCCGGTATTCTGGATCACCTCTTGCTTATAGCTTTTCTGAATCAGGCTATGCCAAATCAGTCACAATTGTAGAGGCAAAACCTAATGAAAAGGCAAGCTGGAAAGAAGTGTTTTTATCAAGCGGAAAACCACTTGTGAAATGGAAGGCGACTGAGGGACTGAGTCAAGTGCACGAGTGGCTGGATGAAAAACGTGATCTTCAGGCGTGGATTGATTTAGAGGTTCATTTAACAGACCAGCTCTCTATTGAAGAGATTCATCAGCTCCGTAAGCAGCATAGTGGGTTTGTTCACATTCGACCAAAGTTCAAAGAACTACAGCAAATAGAAGAGCAAAAGCAAGTGGAAAAGCTCTCGATCGAAGAGCGGTTCGTGAAATTTTATGAGCGCCAGACAGGTGGCGGTTTACCCGATGAAAAAACAGTCAAACTGTTTTTAGAGCTAGCCAATGAAATGCAAGAGGAGGAAGCGACTTGA